Proteins encoded together in one Kitasatospora albolonga window:
- a CDS encoding glycerate kinase, whose amino-acid sequence METARVLVAADKFKGSLTAVQVAERVTAGLRRVVPGLEVETLPVADGGDGTVAAAVAAGFERREARVTGPLGDPVTAAYALRGTTAVVEMAEASGLQHLPDGVFAPLTATTYGSGELLAAALDAGARSIVFGVGGSATTDGGAGMLAALGARFLDADGKPVGPGGGGLAELAEADLSGLDPRLKDVDLVLASDVDNPLTGPKGAPEVYGRQKGASEEDIAVLDAALAHYASVLGPETAALPGAGAAGGIGYGALVALGARFRPGIEVMLDVLGFAPALARATLVITGEGSLDEQTLHGKAPAGVAAAAREAGIEVVAVCGRLALSPEALSGAGIARAYALAELEPDPAVSMAQAGPLLERAAESIARDFLS is encoded by the coding sequence GTGGAGACCGCCCGCGTGCTCGTCGCGGCGGACAAGTTCAAGGGCTCGCTCACGGCCGTACAGGTCGCGGAGCGGGTGACGGCCGGGCTGCGGCGCGTCGTCCCCGGCCTGGAGGTGGAGACCCTGCCGGTCGCGGACGGCGGCGACGGCACGGTCGCGGCGGCGGTGGCCGCCGGGTTCGAGCGCCGCGAGGCGCGGGTGACCGGGCCCCTCGGGGACCCGGTGACGGCGGCGTACGCGCTGCGCGGCACCACCGCCGTGGTGGAGATGGCCGAGGCTTCGGGCCTCCAGCACCTGCCGGACGGGGTGTTCGCCCCGCTCACGGCCACCACGTACGGCTCGGGCGAGCTGCTGGCCGCCGCCCTGGACGCCGGGGCGAGGTCCATCGTGTTCGGGGTCGGCGGCAGCGCCACCACGGACGGCGGCGCGGGGATGCTCGCCGCGCTCGGGGCCCGCTTCCTGGATGCGGACGGCAAGCCCGTCGGCCCCGGCGGCGGGGGACTGGCCGAGCTGGCCGAGGCCGACCTCTCCGGGCTCGACCCGCGCCTGAAGGACGTCGACCTGGTGCTGGCCAGCGATGTGGACAACCCGCTGACCGGGCCCAAGGGCGCCCCTGAGGTGTACGGGCGGCAGAAGGGCGCGAGCGAGGAGGACATCGCGGTCCTCGACGCGGCCCTGGCGCACTACGCCTCGGTCCTCGGCCCGGAGACGGCGGCCCTGCCGGGCGCCGGAGCGGCCGGAGGCATCGGGTACGGGGCGCTCGTCGCCCTCGGAGCCCGCTTCCGGCCGGGCATCGAGGTCATGCTCGACGTGCTGGGCTTCGCCCCCGCGCTCGCCCGCGCCACGCTGGTCATCACCGGCGAGGGCTCGCTCGACGAGCAGACCCTGCACGGCAAGGCCCCGGCGGGGGTCGCGGCGGCGGCCCGGGAGGCCGGGATCGAGGTCGTCGCGGTCTGCGGGCGGCTCGCCCTCTCCCCGGAGGCCCTGAGCGGGGCGGGCATCGCGCGCGCCTACGCCCTGGCCGAGCTGGAACCGGACCCGGCCGTCTCGATGGCCCAGGCCGGACCGCTGCTGGAACGGGCGGCCGAGTCGATCGCCCGGGACTTCCTGAGCTGA
- a CDS encoding ABC transporter ATP-binding protein, whose protein sequence is MATLEIRGLSVGYGPVRALRDISVDVPDGAITAVLGGNGAGKTTLLRAVSRTLGFHRGTGTGTIRFDGRPLEGLRPAQVVAAGVVQVPEGRQVFARMTVADNLRAGALGARGGRTETRAALARVHELFPVLADRAHQRAGLLSGGEQQMLAMGRALMAGPRLLLLDEPSLGLAPLMAARIAETVQEINASGTSVMLVEQNAAIALRLASTAYVLDVGEVALHGPADELAASDEVRRRYLGVVDEEAAADADVASRDRRTLSRWSA, encoded by the coding sequence ATGGCAACGCTGGAGATCCGCGGACTGTCCGTGGGATACGGACCGGTCCGGGCCCTGCGCGACATCTCCGTCGATGTGCCGGACGGCGCGATCACCGCCGTGCTCGGCGGCAACGGCGCGGGCAAGACCACGCTGCTGCGGGCCGTGTCGCGGACCCTCGGCTTCCACCGGGGCACGGGCACCGGCACCATCCGGTTCGACGGCCGTCCCCTGGAGGGGCTGCGGCCCGCCCAGGTGGTGGCCGCCGGAGTGGTCCAGGTACCGGAGGGCCGACAGGTCTTCGCCCGGATGACGGTGGCCGACAACCTGCGCGCGGGCGCGCTCGGGGCGCGCGGCGGGCGCACGGAGACGCGAGCCGCCCTGGCCCGGGTGCATGAACTCTTCCCGGTGCTGGCCGACCGCGCCCACCAGCGGGCCGGGCTCCTCTCCGGCGGCGAGCAGCAGATGCTGGCGATGGGCCGCGCCCTGATGGCCGGGCCCCGGCTGCTCCTGCTGGACGAGCCCTCGCTCGGCCTCGCCCCGCTGATGGCGGCCCGGATCGCGGAGACCGTGCAGGAGATCAACGCGAGCGGCACCTCCGTCATGCTGGTCGAGCAGAACGCGGCCATCGCGCTGCGCCTCGCCTCGACGGCGTACGTCCTCGACGTCGGGGAGGTCGCCCTGCACGGGCCCGCCGATGAACTCGCCGCCTCCGACGAGGTGCGCCGCCGCTATCTCGGTGTGGTCGACGAGGAGGCCGCCGCCGACGCCGATGTGGCCTCCCGCGACCGGCGCACCCTGAGCAGGTGGTCCGCGTGA
- a CDS encoding ABC transporter ATP-binding protein: MTTTAPAPVDSTTAALTVTDVTVRFAGLTALDAVSFTVEPGSVHAVIGPNGAGKSTCFNVLSGVYRATAGTVRLGTTELTGLAPHAIAALGVARTFQNLALPPHATVADSLLLGRHRLTRSGFLATGLRLPSAAREERRHLERVREIAEFIGLEGALERPAGSLPYGQQKLVELGRALCMEPKVLLLDEPIAGMTADERRRTAAVVADVRDSLGISIVLVEHDMGVVMKLADAVTVLDFGRRIAGGTPAEVQNDPAVVRAYLGAPE, encoded by the coding sequence GTGACCACCACGGCACCGGCCCCCGTGGACAGCACCACGGCCGCCCTCACCGTCACCGACGTGACCGTGCGCTTCGCCGGGCTCACCGCCCTCGACGCCGTCTCCTTCACCGTCGAACCCGGCAGCGTGCACGCCGTCATCGGACCCAACGGCGCGGGCAAGTCCACCTGCTTCAACGTCCTTTCCGGGGTCTACCGCGCCACCGCCGGGACCGTGCGCCTCGGCACCACCGAGCTGACCGGGCTCGCACCGCACGCGATCGCCGCCCTCGGGGTCGCCCGCACCTTCCAGAACCTGGCGCTCCCGCCGCACGCGACCGTCGCCGACAGCCTGCTGCTGGGCCGCCACCGGCTCACCCGCTCCGGCTTCCTCGCCACCGGCCTGCGGCTGCCGTCCGCCGCCCGCGAGGAGCGGCGCCACCTCGAACGGGTCCGGGAGATCGCCGAATTCATCGGTCTGGAAGGGGCGTTGGAGCGTCCGGCGGGCTCGCTCCCGTACGGGCAGCAGAAGCTCGTCGAGCTCGGCCGCGCGCTGTGCATGGAGCCGAAGGTCCTGCTCCTGGACGAGCCGATCGCGGGCATGACCGCCGACGAGCGTCGTCGTACCGCCGCCGTCGTGGCCGACGTACGCGACAGCCTCGGCATCTCCATCGTGCTGGTCGAGCACGACATGGGGGTGGTGATGAAGCTCGCGGACGCGGTGACCGTACTCGACTTCGGACGCAGGATCGCGGGCGGTACGCCCGCCGAGGTCCAGAACGACCCGGCCGTCGTCCGGGCCTACTTGGGAGCACCTGAATGA
- a CDS encoding branched-chain amino acid ABC transporter permease — translation MTTFVELLLGGLSIGSVYALIALGFVVIFKATEVVNFAHASLLLAGGYVTAVLHDDIGFWPALLVGIAGAATVGAAIEFFVMRRYRGSDHSVLAIVTIGVDILLITELTRRMGTDVLALGDPWGNEVVHIGGVTLAQTRIAAFLAAGLLITVFLLAFRFTSWGVSMRAAAENPQTAALMGIKLGRVSLAAWAVAGALAAVAALFLTVFPTPGLERATSLAALKAFPAAILGGLDSTTGALVGGLVVGVTEALATGYQSDLAFLGRGIGDLAPYLVMVAVLLIRPAGLFGTKELARV, via the coding sequence ATGACCACGTTCGTCGAACTCCTCCTCGGCGGCCTGTCGATCGGTTCGGTCTACGCGCTGATCGCCCTCGGTTTCGTCGTCATCTTCAAGGCCACCGAGGTCGTCAACTTCGCCCACGCCTCCCTGCTGCTGGCGGGCGGCTATGTCACCGCCGTGCTCCACGACGACATCGGGTTCTGGCCCGCGTTGCTCGTCGGGATCGCCGGGGCCGCGACCGTCGGGGCGGCCATCGAGTTCTTCGTGATGCGCCGCTACCGGGGCAGTGACCACAGCGTCCTGGCCATCGTCACCATCGGCGTCGACATCCTCCTCATCACCGAACTCACCCGCCGCATGGGCACGGACGTCCTCGCGCTCGGTGATCCGTGGGGCAACGAGGTGGTCCACATCGGCGGGGTCACCCTCGCCCAGACCCGGATCGCCGCGTTCCTGGCGGCCGGGCTGCTCATCACCGTGTTCCTGCTGGCCTTCCGCTTCACCTCGTGGGGTGTGTCGATGCGGGCCGCCGCCGAGAACCCGCAGACCGCCGCCCTCATGGGCATCAAGCTGGGCCGGGTCTCGCTCGCCGCCTGGGCCGTCGCCGGGGCGCTGGCCGCCGTCGCCGCGCTCTTCCTCACCGTCTTTCCGACCCCCGGACTGGAACGGGCCACCTCGCTCGCCGCGCTCAAGGCGTTCCCCGCCGCGATCCTCGGCGGCCTCGACTCCACCACCGGGGCGCTCGTCGGCGGACTCGTCGTCGGTGTCACCGAGGCGCTCGCCACCGGATATCAGAGCGACCTCGCCTTCCTGGGGCGGGGCATCGGGGATCTGGCGCCCTATCTGGTGATGGTCGCGGTCCTGCTGATCCGGCCGGCCGGACTCTTCGGCACGAAGGAGCTGGCCCGTGTCTGA
- a CDS encoding branched-chain amino acid ABC transporter permease, producing MSDTTATTETATPPTSKAVGAPSCTERLRRPRTYAVLIGSLLLLVLPFYLDRFWLQAGLFAMAAAIGAIGLNMLTGATGQLSMGHAFFLAVGAYGYCVLAGESGTENGHTLTGLGLPTWLAAILAVLLAGAAGGAFSPIAGRLRGAYLGIATLALIFIGQHVLFNAGSLTGGYNGRSVPPLSLFGFTFDDTELLVAAVPFGSSEKLWYLGLAALLLSALFARGVLRGRPGRAMNAIRDHRIAAGVMGVPVARYRAGVFVLSSMYAGLAGVLLALVFQRTVPEYFGMILSLEYLAMIVIGGLGSVAGAVVGAFFVSLLPQVLTHYSDSLPLVSAPGTGGLAPGEASRYLYGAAVVAVVLFLPGGLARLGLALPRVTRPKRTGVTRPKKTGEKK from the coding sequence GTGTCTGACACCACCGCCACCACGGAGACAGCAACTCCGCCCACCAGCAAAGCTGTTGGCGCACCCAGCTGCACCGAACGGCTGCGCCGGCCGCGTACGTACGCCGTCCTCATCGGCTCCCTGCTGCTCCTCGTCCTCCCCTTCTACCTGGACCGCTTCTGGCTCCAGGCCGGGCTGTTCGCCATGGCGGCGGCGATCGGTGCCATCGGGCTCAACATGCTCACCGGCGCCACCGGCCAACTCTCCATGGGGCACGCCTTCTTCCTCGCCGTGGGCGCGTACGGCTACTGCGTCCTGGCGGGTGAGTCCGGCACCGAGAACGGCCACACCCTGACCGGGCTCGGGCTGCCGACCTGGCTGGCCGCGATCCTCGCCGTGCTCCTCGCGGGGGCTGCCGGAGGGGCGTTCAGCCCGATCGCCGGGCGGCTGCGGGGCGCGTACCTCGGTATCGCCACCCTCGCGCTGATCTTCATCGGGCAGCACGTCCTGTTCAACGCGGGCTCTCTGACCGGTGGTTACAACGGGCGGTCCGTACCGCCGCTCTCCCTCTTCGGGTTCACCTTCGATGACACCGAACTCCTCGTCGCGGCCGTCCCGTTCGGCTCGTCGGAGAAGCTCTGGTACCTGGGCCTGGCCGCCCTCCTGCTCAGCGCCCTGTTCGCCCGGGGCGTGCTGCGGGGCAGGCCGGGCCGGGCGATGAACGCCATCCGCGACCACCGGATCGCGGCGGGCGTGATGGGCGTGCCGGTGGCCCGCTACCGGGCCGGGGTCTTCGTCCTGTCCTCGATGTACGCGGGCCTCGCGGGCGTCCTGCTCGCCCTGGTCTTCCAGCGGACCGTGCCCGAGTACTTCGGCATGATCCTGTCCCTCGAGTACCTCGCCATGATCGTCATCGGCGGGCTCGGCAGCGTCGCGGGAGCCGTCGTCGGCGCCTTCTTCGTCTCCCTGCTCCCGCAGGTGCTCACCCACTACAGCGACTCCCTCCCGCTGGTCTCCGCCCCCGGTACGGGCGGTCTGGCACCGGGGGAGGCGTCCCGCTATCTGTACGGCGCCGCGGTCGTCGCGGTGGTCCTGTTCCTGCCCGGCGGCCTCGCCCGCCTCGGCCTCGCACTTCCGCGCGTCACCCGTCCGAAGAGAACAGGCGTCACCCGTCCGAAGAAGACAGGGGAGAAGAAATGA
- a CDS encoding ABC transporter, translated as MKLRALTAVVAALTVTLVGCSGKATGGKDGEQDEAGIRTGPGVTSSTISLGVLTDMTGVYASLGKSVTQAQQLWVNQINAKGGICDRKIELTVRDHGYDPQKAVAGYTELEPKVLGFAQFIGSPFVAAVEQRIDGKDKGLVLPQAWSANLLGSPSIRVIGATYDIETINLIDHLLKEKRIAEGDRIGHVYFEGDYGENALTGSKYAAKEAGLTVVEQKIKPTDNDMTAQVAALKQAGVKAVVISAGPRQAASLVGVAAATGFNVPVVGNNSAYAPQLLKTQAGPALLKDYYIASSTLPIGDPGDGPSLLRKEYASQYPNDVLDNGVVAGWTAASVFGEALDKACDDKDLTREGIGRALLTIKGYGTEFGVTHDFSDPTAPSTRESVIMKPDATAPGGLKVISPAAVAPAAEAFTVK; from the coding sequence ATGAAACTCAGAGCGCTCACGGCCGTGGTCGCGGCCCTCACCGTCACCCTCGTCGGGTGCAGCGGCAAGGCGACCGGAGGGAAGGACGGCGAGCAGGACGAGGCCGGGATCAGGACCGGCCCCGGGGTCACCTCCTCCACGATCTCGCTCGGTGTCCTCACCGACATGACCGGCGTGTACGCCTCGCTCGGCAAGAGCGTCACCCAGGCCCAGCAGCTCTGGGTGAACCAGATCAACGCCAAGGGCGGCATCTGCGACCGGAAGATCGAACTGACCGTACGGGACCACGGCTACGACCCGCAGAAGGCCGTCGCCGGTTACACCGAGCTGGAGCCGAAGGTGCTCGGCTTCGCCCAGTTCATCGGCTCCCCGTTCGTCGCCGCCGTCGAGCAGCGCATCGACGGCAAGGACAAGGGGCTCGTGCTGCCGCAGGCGTGGTCGGCGAACCTGCTCGGCTCCCCCTCCATCCGCGTCATCGGCGCCACGTACGACATCGAGACCATCAACCTGATCGACCACCTGCTCAAGGAGAAGCGGATCGCCGAGGGCGACAGGATCGGTCATGTGTACTTCGAGGGCGACTACGGCGAGAACGCCCTCACCGGCTCCAAGTACGCCGCGAAGGAAGCCGGGTTGACCGTCGTCGAGCAGAAGATCAAGCCGACCGACAACGACATGACGGCCCAGGTCGCCGCCCTCAAGCAGGCCGGGGTGAAGGCCGTCGTCATCAGCGCCGGCCCGCGCCAGGCGGCCTCGCTCGTCGGCGTCGCGGCGGCCACCGGCTTCAACGTCCCCGTCGTCGGCAACAACTCCGCCTACGCACCGCAGCTGTTGAAGACCCAGGCGGGCCCGGCCCTGCTCAAGGACTACTACATCGCGTCCTCGACCCTGCCCATCGGCGACCCGGGTGACGGCCCGTCACTCCTGCGCAAGGAGTACGCCTCGCAGTACCCGAACGACGTCCTGGACAACGGCGTCGTCGCGGGCTGGACAGCGGCCTCCGTCTTCGGCGAGGCGCTGGACAAGGCGTGTGACGACAAGGACCTCACCCGCGAGGGCATCGGCAGGGCGCTGCTCACGATCAAGGGGTACGGGACGGAGTTCGGGGTCACCCACGACTTCTCCGACCCCACGGCGCCGTCCACCCGGGAGAGCGTCATCATGAAGCCCGACGCCACGGCTCCCGGCGGACTGAAGGTCATCAGCCCGGCGGCGGTCGCCCCGGCGGCGGAGGCGTTCACCGTGAAGTGA
- a CDS encoding methionine--tRNA ligase has translation MSAATWITATPPTPNGDLHLGHMAGPYIAGDVLRRFLAADGVPVRYTSGLDDHQSYVPVRGLKDGGRTGEEVADGYGASITGVWRRAGVDFDTLSLPRQDAGYDAYVQGFVRELYEQGHIVARTRPLPWCDSCERWLYEAYVAGGCPHCGSSSNGNACEPCGRPNDCADLSDPVCVPCGATPRLRDCERLYFPLAPFADRLAAFWGRVAMPPHLRVLCETMLAAGLPEIAVSHPGDWGLRTTVPGFEEQRIYVWFEMGPGYLWQYGAPADHPGGGLVQFFGFDNGYFHALLFPAQFLAHSSRPPLPEAFVVNEFYRLEGLKFSTSRRHAIWAHEELERTPADVLRFHVLADRPDGRQTSFSTEALGRTRRHLSDRWDGWLARLFEQIGKDCDGRVPDQPPAGPAWELLRDRLTRTATDLREALGVAGFDPRRATALLDEVVGCADDFGHVHAHERDRPNEGDAHRAALAAQLAAAAALSAWAAPVMPHAAAVLSAALGLPEGRPVDADALRPLPAGAPLGPLPGPVFGG, from the coding sequence ATGAGCGCCGCGACCTGGATCACCGCCACCCCGCCCACCCCCAACGGCGATCTGCACCTGGGTCATATGGCCGGTCCCTACATCGCCGGGGACGTGCTGCGCCGTTTCCTGGCCGCCGATGGCGTCCCCGTCCGCTATACCTCGGGGCTGGACGACCACCAGAGCTACGTCCCGGTGCGGGGCCTCAAGGACGGCGGGCGCACCGGCGAGGAGGTCGCCGACGGCTACGGCGCCTCCATCACCGGCGTCTGGCGCCGCGCCGGGGTGGACTTCGACACGCTGAGCCTGCCCCGGCAGGACGCCGGATACGACGCGTACGTCCAGGGGTTCGTACGGGAGCTGTACGAGCAGGGCCACATCGTCGCCCGGACCCGTCCGCTGCCCTGGTGCGACTCCTGCGAGCGCTGGCTGTACGAGGCGTACGTGGCGGGCGGCTGCCCGCACTGCGGCTCGTCCTCCAACGGCAACGCCTGCGAGCCCTGCGGGCGCCCCAACGACTGCGCCGACCTCTCCGACCCGGTCTGCGTCCCCTGCGGGGCGACGCCCCGGCTCCGCGACTGCGAGCGGCTCTACTTCCCGCTCGCCCCCTTCGCCGACCGCCTCGCCGCCTTCTGGGGGCGGGTGGCCATGCCCCCGCACCTGCGCGTCCTGTGCGAGACCATGCTCGCGGCCGGGCTGCCCGAGATCGCCGTCAGCCACCCCGGCGACTGGGGGCTGCGCACCACGGTCCCCGGCTTCGAGGAGCAGCGGATCTACGTCTGGTTCGAGATGGGGCCGGGGTATCTGTGGCAGTACGGCGCCCCCGCCGACCACCCCGGCGGCGGCCTGGTCCAGTTCTTCGGCTTCGACAACGGCTACTTCCACGCGCTGCTGTTCCCCGCGCAGTTCCTCGCCCACTCGTCCCGGCCGCCGCTGCCCGAGGCGTTCGTGGTCAACGAGTTCTACCGGCTGGAGGGGCTGAAGTTCTCCACCAGCAGACGGCACGCCATCTGGGCGCACGAGGAGCTGGAGCGCACCCCCGCCGACGTCCTGCGCTTCCATGTGCTGGCCGACCGGCCCGACGGCCGCCAGACGAGCTTCAGCACGGAGGCCCTGGGACGGACGCGGCGGCATCTGTCCGACCGGTGGGACGGCTGGCTGGCGCGGCTGTTCGAGCAGATCGGCAAGGACTGCGACGGTAGGGTGCCCGACCAGCCGCCCGCCGGACCGGCCTGGGAGCTGCTGCGCGACCGGCTCACCCGGACCGCCACCGATCTGCGCGAGGCGCTCGGTGTGGCGGGCTTCGACCCGCGCCGGGCGACCGCCCTGCTGGACGAAGTGGTCGGGTGCGCGGACGACTTCGGCCATGTCCACGCCCATGAGCGGGACCGTCCGAACGAGGGCGACGCCCACCGCGCCGCCCTGGCGGCCCAGCTCGCGGCGGCGGCGGCCCTGTCGGCCTGGGCCGCCCCCGTGATGCCGCACGCGGCGGCGGTGCTGTCGGCGGCCCTCGGTCTGCCGGAGGGGCGCCCGGTGGACGCCGACGCGCTGCGTCCGCTGCCCGCCGGGGCCCCGCTCGGCCCGCTGCCGGGACCGGTCTTCGGTGGCTGA